In a genomic window of Muntiacus reevesi chromosome 1, mMunRee1.1, whole genome shotgun sequence:
- the SNCAIP gene encoding synphilin-1 isoform X1: protein MEAPEYLDLDEIDFSDDISYSVTSLKTIPELCRRCDSQNEDRSVSSSGWNCGVSTLITNTQKPTGIADVYSKFRPVKRVSPLKHQPETLENNESDDQKNQKAEYQKGGDSDPGPQPEELGPRAGEGSPQRKSTEPSTLLGELEHYDLDMDEILDVPYIKSSQQLASFTKATSEKRILGLCTSINGLSGKACPTGSAESSPSNMTPFCVLSPVKSPHLRKASSVVQDQQTLSPEESESSPPLVKCGSAYEPEDQGKDFLHKTFSDPYSRKVDKAVAPDCQLRAFHLQSSATDPKLEEQIGGVNWTSSQGPEERNEYLKKVKSILNIVKEGQISLLPHLAADNLDKIHDESGNNLLHVAASQGHAECLQHLTSLMGEDCLNERNVEKLTPAGLAIKNGQLECVRWMVSETEAIAELSCSKDFPSLIHYAGCFGQEKILLWLLQFMQEQGISLDEVDQDGNSAVHVASQHGYLGCIQTLVEYGANVTMQNHAGEKPSQSAERHGHSLCSRYLVVVETCMSLASQVVKLTKQLKEQTMQRVTLQNQLQQLLEAQKSEGKSLLSSPSSPSSPACRKPQWKSPDAEDESVAKNKSGVQEGIQVLGSLSASSRARAKVKDEDSDKILRQLLGKDISENVCTQEKLSLEFQDTQTSSRHSKKIPLEKRELKLARLKQLMQRSLSESDTDSNNSEDPKGTPVRKVDRPRPQPIVESVEGVDSAESLHLMIKKHTLASGRRFPFSIKASKSLEGHSPSPTSESSEPDLESQCPGSGNTPPSHPSGEAPQPSPDSTAAQKVATSPKSALKSPSSKRRTSQNSKLRVTFEEPVVQMEQTSLELNGEKDREKGRALQRPSAGSESGDQLKRPFGTFRSIMETLSGNQNNNNNYQASNQLKTSTLPLTSLGRKVTDGKGNTGSSASKGKNKAA from the exons tgtcTAGCTCTGGCTGGAATTGTGGTGTCTCAACTCTTATTACAAACACGCAGAAGCCCACAGGAATCGCCGATGTGTATAGTAAGTTCCGCCCAGTGAAAAGAGTGTCCCCCTTGAAACACCAGCCAGAGACTCTGGAGAACAATGAAAGTGATGATCAAAAGAACCAAAAGGCAGAGTACCAGAAAGGGGGTGATTctgacccaggcccccagcccgaGGAGCTCGGCCCCAGAGCTGGCGAGGGCAGCCCCCAGAGGAAGAGCACGGAGCCCAGCACCCTGCTGGGGGAGCTGGAACATTATGACCTCGACATGGATGAGATTCTCGACGTGCCTTACATCAAATCCAGTCAGCAGCTGGCCTCTTTCACCAAGGCGACTTCGGAAAAAAGAATTTTGGGTTTATGCACAAGCATTAATGGCCTTTCCGGCAAAGCCTGCCCTACAGGAAGTGCCGAGAGCTCCCCGTCTAACATGACACCATTTTGTGTTCTTTCTCCTGTGAAAAGCCCTCACTTGAGAAAAGCGTCCTCTGTTGTCCAGGACCAACAGACGCTCTCCCCTGAAGAATCAGAGAGTTCGCCTCCTCTGGTTAAATGTGGCTCTGCTTATGAGCCTGAAGACCAGGGTAAGGACTTCCTACACAAGACCTTCAGTGATCCTTACAGTCGGAAAGTTGACAAGGCAGTGGCGCCAGATTGCCAGCTCAGGGCCTTCCATCTGCAGTCCTCGGCCACAGACCCCAAACTTGAGGAGCAGATTGGCGGCGTGAACTGGACCAGCTCCCAGGGACCTGAAGAAAGGAACGAGTacctgaaaaaagtgaaaagcatCTTGAACATTGTTAAAGAAGGGCAAATATCTCTCCTG CCACACCTAGCTGCCGACAATCTAGACAAAATTCATGACGAAAGTGGAAACAATCTCTTACACGTTGCCGCATCACAGGGACACGCAGAGTGTCTGCAGCACCTCACTTCTTTGATGGGAGAAGACTGCCTCAACGAGCGAAATGTGGAGAAGTTGACTCCAGCAGGCCTGGCCATCAAG aATGGTCAGTTGGAGTGTGTACGCTGGATGGTGAGTGAAACAGAAGCCATTGCTGAATTGAGTTGTTCTAAGGACTTTCCAAGCCTTATTCATTACGCAGGTTGTTTTGGTCAG GAGAAGATTCTGCTGTGGCTTCTTCAGTTCATGCAAGAGCAGGGCATCTCGCTGGATGAAGTGGACCAAGATGGTAACAGTGCTGTTCATGTGGCCTCACAGCATGGCTACCTTGGGTGCATACAG ACCCTGGTTGAGTACGGAGCAAATGTCACGATGCAGAACCACGCGGGGGAGAAGCCCTCCCAGAGCGCCGAGCGCCACGGACACAGCCTATGCTCCCGGTACCTGGTGGTGGTGGAGACCTGCATGTCGCTAGCCTCCCAGGTGGTGAAGCTCACCAAGCAGCTGAAGGA ACAGACAATGCAACGTGTCACACTGCAGAACCAGCTCCAACAACTTCTAGAAGCCCAGAAATCAGAGGGCAAGTCACTCCTTTCTTCACCCAG TTCACCATCCTCCCCAGCTTGCAGAAAGCCCCAGTGGAAGTCCCCAGATGCAGAAGATGAGTCTGTAGCCAAAAACAAATCGGGAGTCCAGGAGGGGATTCAGGTTCTTGGAAGCCTGTCAGCATCCAGCCGGGCTAGGGCCAAAGTGAAAGACGAAGATTCTGATAAAATCCTACGTCAGTTATTAGGAAAAGATATTTCAGAGAATGTCTGCACCCAGGAAAAGCTATCGTTGGAATTCCAGGATACTCAGACTTCCTCAAGACATTCCAAAAAGATCCCGCTGGAGAAGAGGGAACTGAAGTTAGCGCGGCTAAAGCAGCTGATGCAGCGGTCCCTGAGCGAGTCTGACACAGACTCCAACAACTCTGAGGACCCCAAGGGCACCCCTGTGAGGAAGGTTGACAGGCCCAGACCGCAGCCCATTGTGGAGAGTGTGGAGGGCGTGGACAGCGCAGAGAGCCTCCACTTGATGATCAAGAAACACACCTTGGCATCAGGACGCAGGTTTCCTTTTAGTATCAAGGCCTCCAAATCCCTGGAGGGCCACAGCCCATCCCCCACCTCAGAGAGCAGCGAGCCGGACTTGGAATCCCAGTGTCCAGGCTCAGGAAACACCCCCCCAAGCCACCCCTCTGGAGAAGCCCCTCAGCCCAGCCCTGACAGCACAGCCGCCCAGAAAGTGGCCACGAGTCCCAAGAGTGCCCTCAAGTCCCCGTCGTCCAAGCGCCGGACGTCTCAAAACTCAAAACTCAGAGTGACCTTTGAGGAGCCGGTTGTGCAGATGGAGCAAACTAGCCTTGAACTAAACGGAGAAAAGGATCGAGAGAAGGGCAGGGCCCTCCAGCGGCCGTCCGCGGGTAGTGAATCAGGGGATCAGCTCAAAAGGCCTTTTGGAACCTTCCGATCCATCATGGAGACGCTCAGTGGCAACCAGAACAATAACAATAACTATCAGGCATCCAACCAGCTGAAGACCTCCACCCTCCCCTTAACCTCCCTTGGGAGGAAGGTGACGGACGGTAAGGGAAACACCGGGAGCTCTGctagcaaaggaaaaaataaggcg
- the SNCAIP gene encoding synphilin-1 isoform X2, whose protein sequence is MEAPEYLDLDEIDFSDDISYSVTSLKTIPELCRRCDSQNEDRSVSSSGWNCGVSTLITNTQKPTGIADVYSKFRPVKRVSPLKHQPETLENNESDDQKNQKAEYQKGGDSDPGPQPEELGPRAGEGSPQRKSTEPSTLLGELEHYDLDMDEILDVPYIKSSQQLASFTKATSEKRILGLCTSINGLSGKACPTGSAESSPSNMTPFCVLSPVKSPHLRKASSVVQDQQTLSPEESESSPPLVKCGSAYEPEDQGKDFLHKTFSDPYSRKVDKAVAPDCQLRAFHLQSSATDPKLEEQIGGVNWTSSQGPEERNEYLKKVKSILNIVKEGQISLLPHLAADNLDKIHDESGNNLLHVAASQGHAECLQHLTSLMGEDCLNERNVEKLTPAGLAIKNGQLECVRWMVSETEAIAELSCSKDFPSLIHYAGCFGQEKILLWLLQFMQEQGISLDEVDQDGNSAVHVASQHGYLGCIQTLVEYGANVTMQNHAGEKPSQSAERHGHSLCSRYLVVVETCMSLASQVVKLTKQLKEQTMQRVTLQNQLQQLLEAQKSEGKSLLSSPSSPSSPACRKPQWKSPDAEDESVAKNKSGVQEGIQVLGSLSASSRARAKVKDEDSDKILRQLLGKDISENVCTQEKLSLEFQDTQTSSRHSKKIPLEKRELKLARLKQLMQRSLSESDTDSNNSEDPKGTPVRKVDRPRPQPIVESVEGVDSAESLHLMIKKHTLASGRRFPFSIKASKSLEGHSPSPTSESSEPDLESQCPGSGNTPPSHPSGEAPQPSPDSTAAQKVATSPKSALKSPSSKRRTSQNSKLRVTFEEPVVQMEQTSLELNGEKDREKGRALQRPSAGSESGDQLKRPFGTFRSIMETLSGNQNNNNNYQASNQLKTSTLPLTSLGRKVTDGKGNTGSSASKGKNKAEMYGSCINLSSNTLIEEHLRNYARHDDISRKMKKSYSIKHVAEPESKELFL, encoded by the exons tgtcTAGCTCTGGCTGGAATTGTGGTGTCTCAACTCTTATTACAAACACGCAGAAGCCCACAGGAATCGCCGATGTGTATAGTAAGTTCCGCCCAGTGAAAAGAGTGTCCCCCTTGAAACACCAGCCAGAGACTCTGGAGAACAATGAAAGTGATGATCAAAAGAACCAAAAGGCAGAGTACCAGAAAGGGGGTGATTctgacccaggcccccagcccgaGGAGCTCGGCCCCAGAGCTGGCGAGGGCAGCCCCCAGAGGAAGAGCACGGAGCCCAGCACCCTGCTGGGGGAGCTGGAACATTATGACCTCGACATGGATGAGATTCTCGACGTGCCTTACATCAAATCCAGTCAGCAGCTGGCCTCTTTCACCAAGGCGACTTCGGAAAAAAGAATTTTGGGTTTATGCACAAGCATTAATGGCCTTTCCGGCAAAGCCTGCCCTACAGGAAGTGCCGAGAGCTCCCCGTCTAACATGACACCATTTTGTGTTCTTTCTCCTGTGAAAAGCCCTCACTTGAGAAAAGCGTCCTCTGTTGTCCAGGACCAACAGACGCTCTCCCCTGAAGAATCAGAGAGTTCGCCTCCTCTGGTTAAATGTGGCTCTGCTTATGAGCCTGAAGACCAGGGTAAGGACTTCCTACACAAGACCTTCAGTGATCCTTACAGTCGGAAAGTTGACAAGGCAGTGGCGCCAGATTGCCAGCTCAGGGCCTTCCATCTGCAGTCCTCGGCCACAGACCCCAAACTTGAGGAGCAGATTGGCGGCGTGAACTGGACCAGCTCCCAGGGACCTGAAGAAAGGAACGAGTacctgaaaaaagtgaaaagcatCTTGAACATTGTTAAAGAAGGGCAAATATCTCTCCTG CCACACCTAGCTGCCGACAATCTAGACAAAATTCATGACGAAAGTGGAAACAATCTCTTACACGTTGCCGCATCACAGGGACACGCAGAGTGTCTGCAGCACCTCACTTCTTTGATGGGAGAAGACTGCCTCAACGAGCGAAATGTGGAGAAGTTGACTCCAGCAGGCCTGGCCATCAAG aATGGTCAGTTGGAGTGTGTACGCTGGATGGTGAGTGAAACAGAAGCCATTGCTGAATTGAGTTGTTCTAAGGACTTTCCAAGCCTTATTCATTACGCAGGTTGTTTTGGTCAG GAGAAGATTCTGCTGTGGCTTCTTCAGTTCATGCAAGAGCAGGGCATCTCGCTGGATGAAGTGGACCAAGATGGTAACAGTGCTGTTCATGTGGCCTCACAGCATGGCTACCTTGGGTGCATACAG ACCCTGGTTGAGTACGGAGCAAATGTCACGATGCAGAACCACGCGGGGGAGAAGCCCTCCCAGAGCGCCGAGCGCCACGGACACAGCCTATGCTCCCGGTACCTGGTGGTGGTGGAGACCTGCATGTCGCTAGCCTCCCAGGTGGTGAAGCTCACCAAGCAGCTGAAGGA ACAGACAATGCAACGTGTCACACTGCAGAACCAGCTCCAACAACTTCTAGAAGCCCAGAAATCAGAGGGCAAGTCACTCCTTTCTTCACCCAG TTCACCATCCTCCCCAGCTTGCAGAAAGCCCCAGTGGAAGTCCCCAGATGCAGAAGATGAGTCTGTAGCCAAAAACAAATCGGGAGTCCAGGAGGGGATTCAGGTTCTTGGAAGCCTGTCAGCATCCAGCCGGGCTAGGGCCAAAGTGAAAGACGAAGATTCTGATAAAATCCTACGTCAGTTATTAGGAAAAGATATTTCAGAGAATGTCTGCACCCAGGAAAAGCTATCGTTGGAATTCCAGGATACTCAGACTTCCTCAAGACATTCCAAAAAGATCCCGCTGGAGAAGAGGGAACTGAAGTTAGCGCGGCTAAAGCAGCTGATGCAGCGGTCCCTGAGCGAGTCTGACACAGACTCCAACAACTCTGAGGACCCCAAGGGCACCCCTGTGAGGAAGGTTGACAGGCCCAGACCGCAGCCCATTGTGGAGAGTGTGGAGGGCGTGGACAGCGCAGAGAGCCTCCACTTGATGATCAAGAAACACACCTTGGCATCAGGACGCAGGTTTCCTTTTAGTATCAAGGCCTCCAAATCCCTGGAGGGCCACAGCCCATCCCCCACCTCAGAGAGCAGCGAGCCGGACTTGGAATCCCAGTGTCCAGGCTCAGGAAACACCCCCCCAAGCCACCCCTCTGGAGAAGCCCCTCAGCCCAGCCCTGACAGCACAGCCGCCCAGAAAGTGGCCACGAGTCCCAAGAGTGCCCTCAAGTCCCCGTCGTCCAAGCGCCGGACGTCTCAAAACTCAAAACTCAGAGTGACCTTTGAGGAGCCGGTTGTGCAGATGGAGCAAACTAGCCTTGAACTAAACGGAGAAAAGGATCGAGAGAAGGGCAGGGCCCTCCAGCGGCCGTCCGCGGGTAGTGAATCAGGGGATCAGCTCAAAAGGCCTTTTGGAACCTTCCGATCCATCATGGAGACGCTCAGTGGCAACCAGAACAATAACAATAACTATCAGGCATCCAACCAGCTGAAGACCTCCACCCTCCCCTTAACCTCCCTTGGGAGGAAGGTGACGGACGGTAAGGGAAACACCGGGAGCTCTGctagcaaaggaaaaaataaggcg GAGATGTACGGCAGCTGCATCAATCTTTCCTCTAACACGCTGATTGAAGAGCATCTGCGTAACTATGCACG